A region from the Wansuia hejianensis genome encodes:
- a CDS encoding 4Fe-4S dicluster domain-containing protein has protein sequence MANKWYPVVDVLSCIECGTCVNNCPHSVYDKSKAPSSVVTNPDSCVVHCHYCGENCPVGAITYVGDDTGWVPPVLREKGGMTDVTPNCGCVCCCGG, from the coding sequence ATGGCAAATAAATGGTATCCCGTAGTGGATGTTCTATCTTGTATTGAATGCGGAACTTGCGTAAATAACTGTCCTCATTCAGTATATGACAAGTCGAAAGCACCATCCTCGGTGGTTACAAATCCCGATAGCTGTGTGGTTCACTGTCATTATTGCGGAGAAAACTGCCCAGTAGGTGCGATTACTTATGTAGGTGATGATACCGGCTGGGTACCACCTGTTCTTCGTGAAAAAGGCGGTATGACAGATGTTACGCCAAACTGCGGCTGTGTGTGTTGCTGTGGGGGGTGA
- a CDS encoding permease, producing MEAFKTAWDFFQNEILGMQWLNRLIGTILNACGLDTTSRIGSSVQFFVYDTIKIIVLLCVLILIISYIQSYFPPERTKKILGRFHGIWANIIAALLGTVTPFCSCSSIPLFIGFTSAGLPLGVTFSFLISSPMVDLGSLVLLMSIFGWKVAIIYVVLGLIIAVTGGTLIEKLHLENQVEEFIRNGRSLDVPQEELRFKDRLKYAWEQVVATAKKVIPYILIGVGIGAIIHNWIPEEFIVKVLGDNNPFGVILATIAGVPMYADIFGTIPIAEALLAKGALLGVVLSFMMAVTTLSLPSMIMLRKAVKPKLLGIFIAICTVGIIIVGYFFNLIQPMII from the coding sequence ATGGAAGCGTTTAAAACAGCGTGGGATTTCTTTCAAAACGAAATCCTCGGTATGCAATGGCTAAATCGGCTCATAGGCACGATTTTGAACGCTTGCGGTTTAGATACCACAAGCAGGATTGGCAGCAGTGTTCAGTTTTTTGTCTATGATACAATTAAAATAATTGTTCTGCTGTGCGTTTTAATTTTGATTATCTCGTATATTCAAAGCTACTTCCCACCAGAGAGAACCAAAAAGATACTTGGCAGATTTCACGGAATATGGGCAAATATTATTGCTGCTCTGCTTGGTACGGTAACACCGTTTTGTTCCTGTTCGTCAATTCCTCTGTTTATAGGATTTACAAGTGCTGGTTTACCGCTTGGCGTAACCTTTTCGTTCCTCATTTCCTCTCCGATGGTTGACCTTGGAAGTCTTGTACTGCTGATGAGCATTTTCGGATGGAAAGTTGCAATTATCTATGTGGTACTTGGACTTATAATAGCTGTCACAGGTGGCACACTGATTGAAAAATTACACCTTGAAAATCAAGTGGAGGAATTTATCCGTAACGGTCGGTCGCTTGATGTACCACAGGAAGAATTGCGTTTCAAAGACCGTCTGAAATATGCGTGGGAACAGGTTGTTGCCACCGCCAAAAAGGTAATACCTTATATTCTGATTGGTGTTGGTATCGGAGCGATTATTCACAACTGGATACCCGAAGAATTTATTGTGAAGGTACTTGGCGATAATAATCCATTTGGTGTTATTCTTGCAACGATTGCAGGCGTTCCAATGTATGCGGATATTTTCGGAACAATCCCGATTGCGGAAGCTTTGCTTGCAAAGGGAGCTTTACTCGGCGTTGTTCTGTCCTTTATGATGGCAGTTACCACTTTGTCTTTGCCGTCTATGATTATGCTTCGCAAGGCAGTCAAACCGAAATTGCTTGGTATCTTCATTGCAATTTGTACGGTAGGAATTATCATTGTCGGCTACTTCTTTAATCTGATACAGCCAATGATTATATAG
- a CDS encoding lysozyme family protein, translating to MADIKTRDAVRGTIKTIDKAAIASERMKTAYAKTKDKAEQSCYADENSATEYAADRISYAADRAKDEGIHQFNKQGQKGVKTTQENIVKAKDKIADFKQKRAAKAAEHKAAQNMAEQHGLQIRHGAASRSSAPDVSQTAKSQLIKTRQQGQKTIKTTARNVEKTVKTTAKGTVKITEKGIKTAEATSKAAIKTTETSVKTAQAAAKASAKATQQATQAAKATAKATAEATKATVRATITAVKAIIAGTKALISALIAGGWIAVVIILIVVLLGCAVSLFGGGSGSNAYTPVSAQVEAYEPLIQQYAKQHGIPEYVELIKAVMMQESGGQGSDPMQASECGYNTRYPNTPNGITDPEYSINVGIQNLAACLNAAEVENPIDMEHIKLALQGYNFGNGYISWAKSNYGGYSYANAVEFSTTQAARLGWDSYGDTQYVAHVLRYYPYGRAFTSGGNQAIVEVALTQLGNEGGQPYWSWYGFDGRVEWCACFVSWCADQCGYIESGLIPKFAGCVDGANWFKSNGQWQDRSYEPSAGDIIFFDWEGDGETDHVGIVERVENGTVYTVEGNSGDACRQNQYTVGSSSIYGYGTPSY from the coding sequence AGGATTTCTTATGCCGCAGACCGTGCAAAGGACGAGGGCATCCATCAATTTAACAAACAGGGTCAGAAAGGTGTTAAGACCACGCAGGAGAATATCGTCAAAGCAAAGGATAAGATAGCCGATTTCAAGCAAAAACGGGCCGCCAAAGCCGCAGAGCACAAAGCGGCGCAGAATATGGCAGAACAACACGGCTTGCAGATCCGACACGGGGCTGCAAGTCGTTCCTCTGCTCCCGATGTTTCCCAGACGGCAAAATCGCAGTTGATAAAAACCCGACAGCAGGGGCAAAAGACGATTAAGACGACAGCCCGAAATGTAGAAAAAACGGTAAAAACAACCGCTAAAGGAACGGTCAAGATTACTGAAAAAGGGATTAAAACCGCAGAGGCGACCTCTAAGGCGGCAATTAAAACGACGGAAACATCAGTAAAGACGGCACAGGCAGCGGCAAAGGCTTCTGCCAAAGCCACTCAACAGGCAACACAGGCAGCAAAAGCTACCGCAAAGGCAACAGCCGAAGCAACGAAAGCCACGGTCAGAGCCACCATTACGGCAGTCAAGGCGATTATTGCAGGAACAAAAGCTCTGATTTCTGCTTTAATTGCAGGCGGTTGGATTGCGGTTGTGATTATCCTCATTGTTGTCCTGCTCGGCTGTGCCGTTTCCCTGTTTGGCGGTGGCAGCGGCAGCAACGCCTATACTCCTGTCAGTGCTCAGGTGGAAGCCTATGAGCCATTGATACAACAGTACGCCAAACAGCACGGTATCCCCGAATATGTGGAGCTTATCAAGGCGGTTATGATGCAGGAGTCTGGCGGACAAGGCAGCGACCCTATGCAGGCATCGGAGTGTGGTTACAACACCCGTTATCCGAATACGCCAAACGGCATTACCGACCCAGAGTATTCCATCAATGTGGGCATTCAGAATTTAGCGGCATGCCTAAACGCTGCCGAAGTGGAAAATCCCATTGATATGGAGCATATCAAGCTCGCTTTGCAGGGATACAACTTCGGGAATGGCTATATTTCATGGGCTAAGAGTAATTACGGCGGCTATTCTTATGCAAATGCGGTGGAGTTTTCTACAACGCAGGCGGCACGGTTAGGTTGGGATAGCTACGGCGATACGCAGTATGTCGCTCATGTGCTACGGTATTATCCATACGGACGGGCGTTCACAAGCGGAGGAAACCAAGCCATTGTTGAGGTTGCCTTAACACAGCTCGGAAATGAGGGTGGTCAGCCTTATTGGAGTTGGTACGGCTTTGACGGGCGTGTGGAATGGTGTGCCTGCTTTGTGTCGTGGTGTGCCGACCAATGCGGATATATCGAAAGCGGGCTTATCCCGAAATTTGCAGGCTGCGTGGACGGTGCAAACTGGTTCAAGTCAAACGGACAATGGCAAGACCGTAGCTATGAGCCGTCGGCAGGCGATATTATCTTTTTCGATTGGGAGGGCGACGGAGAAACCGACCATGTGGGTATTGTGGAGCGTGTCGAAAATGGCACGGTCTATACCGTGGAAGGCAACTCTGGCGATGCCTGCAGGCAAAACCAATATACAGTTGGAAGTAGCTCGATTTATGGTTATGGGACACCTTCCTATTAA
- a CDS encoding metalloregulator ArsR/SmtB family transcription factor, with the protein MNIDEKRTATIFKAFCDENRIRIIKLLSTGEKCACKILEEINVTQPTLSHHMKILCDSGIVIGRKEGKWMHYSISLEGTEYAVKCLRELTSISNTCSDKSCYEK; encoded by the coding sequence TTGAATATTGATGAAAAGAGAACAGCAACAATTTTTAAAGCATTTTGTGATGAAAATCGTATTCGCATTATCAAACTCTTGAGTACAGGAGAAAAATGTGCTTGTAAAATTCTTGAGGAAATCAATGTTACACAACCCACACTATCACATCATATGAAAATACTTTGTGACTCTGGAATTGTAATAGGTAGAAAAGAAGGCAAATGGATGCACTACTCTATTTCATTAGAAGGTACAGAGTATGCAGTAAAATGCTTACGGGAATTGACAAGTATAAGTAATACTTGTAGCGATAAGTCGTGTTATGAAAAGTAA